One Tomitella gaofuii DNA segment encodes these proteins:
- a CDS encoding TetR/AcrR family transcriptional regulator encodes MANTRLPAEERRAQLVHAALTLAEAEGFGSVTIRRVADEAGVSLGVVHYCFESKEELMAAAISNIVAMLGEAMAEAYAPDEGAEQVPQGREGLHEYLRRGVERMWGLIESTPNVQLLTYEITTYALRRGAGQEGSERDAAAHALAARQYVVTDSVAVEFLEEAARASGIEWARPVEYVARVALTFIDGLVLRWLVDRDTEAVHTQLDDFTAFVVELAVEAG; translated from the coding sequence ATGGCGAACACCCGATTGCCCGCGGAAGAGCGTCGTGCGCAGTTGGTGCACGCGGCGTTGACGCTGGCGGAGGCGGAGGGCTTCGGGTCCGTCACGATCCGCCGCGTGGCCGACGAGGCCGGGGTGTCGCTCGGCGTCGTGCACTACTGCTTCGAGAGCAAAGAGGAGCTGATGGCTGCGGCCATCAGCAACATCGTCGCGATGCTCGGTGAGGCGATGGCAGAGGCCTACGCTCCGGACGAGGGCGCGGAGCAGGTTCCACAGGGGCGCGAGGGCCTGCACGAATACCTGCGCCGCGGGGTCGAGAGGATGTGGGGGCTGATCGAGTCCACCCCCAACGTCCAGCTGCTCACCTACGAGATCACCACCTACGCCCTGCGACGGGGGGCGGGGCAGGAAGGGTCCGAGCGGGACGCCGCCGCGCATGCGCTGGCCGCGCGCCAGTACGTGGTCACGGATTCGGTGGCGGTCGAGTTCCTCGAGGAGGCCGCACGCGCGTCCGGTATCGAGTGGGCCAGGCCCGTGGAGTACGTGGCGCGCGTGGCGCTGACGTTCATCGACGGGCTCGTCCTGCGCTGGCTGGTCGACCGCGATACGGAGGCGGTGCACACCCAGCTGGACGATTTCACGGCGTTCGTGGTGGAACTCGCCGTCGAAGCAGGCTGA
- a CDS encoding D-arabinono-1,4-lactone oxidase, producing MTGTTWSNWADCAHAAPQVVAHPANAEEVAGLIKQAAAAGTPVKAVGAGHSFTPVAVTAGMQIHLDRLTGISAVVPTADGAHVTAYAGTRLERLNELLWSLGLSMINLGDIDVQTLAGAIATGTHGTGAAFGGLATQVVGLEIVTAAGEVVACSAEQNPTLFEAARLGLGALGVITTMTIDCRNAYVMHAEERPEPLDAVLSDLDRIRTSVDHFEFYWWPHTHRVLTKRNTRLPGSTPLRPVGRIRGYIDDELLSNTVFGGINAVSTRVPAIIPRANALAARLLSPREFTDAAHRVFASSRRVRFREMEYAIPVAELPGVLERMDRLLTDGGHRIGFPVEVRFAAADDVWLSTAHGRDTAYVAVHMYWKQDHRRYFRAVEDIARSVDGRPHWGKLHGRTAADLRPAYPRFDDFVAVRDEVDPDRVFGNDHLTRVLG from the coding sequence GTGACCGGTACTACATGGAGTAACTGGGCGGATTGCGCCCACGCCGCACCACAGGTCGTCGCGCACCCCGCGAACGCGGAGGAGGTCGCGGGCCTGATCAAGCAGGCTGCCGCCGCCGGAACCCCGGTCAAGGCGGTCGGCGCGGGGCATTCGTTCACACCGGTGGCGGTGACCGCGGGGATGCAGATCCACCTGGACCGCCTCACCGGGATCTCCGCCGTCGTGCCCACCGCGGACGGCGCACATGTCACCGCCTACGCCGGCACCCGCCTGGAACGCCTCAACGAGTTGCTGTGGTCGCTGGGACTGTCGATGATCAACCTGGGCGACATCGACGTGCAGACGCTCGCCGGCGCCATCGCCACCGGCACCCACGGCACCGGCGCGGCCTTCGGCGGCCTGGCCACCCAGGTCGTCGGCCTCGAGATCGTCACGGCCGCGGGCGAGGTGGTGGCGTGCTCGGCGGAGCAGAACCCCACGCTCTTCGAGGCCGCCAGGCTCGGCCTCGGCGCGCTCGGCGTCATCACCACGATGACCATCGACTGCCGCAACGCCTACGTCATGCACGCGGAGGAAAGGCCCGAGCCGCTCGACGCGGTGCTGTCCGACCTGGACCGCATCCGCACGTCCGTCGACCATTTCGAGTTCTACTGGTGGCCGCACACGCACCGCGTGCTCACGAAGCGCAACACCCGGCTGCCCGGGTCGACACCGCTGCGCCCCGTCGGCCGCATCCGCGGGTACATCGACGACGAGCTGTTGTCCAACACCGTCTTCGGCGGGATCAACGCGGTGTCCACCCGCGTGCCCGCGATCATCCCGCGCGCCAACGCGCTGGCGGCACGCCTGCTGTCCCCGCGTGAGTTCACCGACGCCGCGCACCGCGTGTTCGCCTCCTCGCGACGCGTGCGGTTCCGGGAGATGGAGTACGCGATCCCGGTCGCGGAGCTGCCCGGCGTACTCGAAAGGATGGACCGGTTGCTCACCGACGGCGGACACCGGATCGGATTCCCCGTCGAGGTGCGTTTCGCCGCGGCGGACGACGTATGGCTGTCCACGGCGCACGGTCGCGACACCGCCTACGTGGCCGTGCACATGTACTGGAAGCAGGATCACCGGCGGTATTTCCGCGCGGTGGAGGACATCGCACGGTCGGTGGACGGCCGCCCCCACTGGGGCAAGCTGCACGGCCGGACCGCGGCGGACCTGCGGCCCGCCTATCCGCGGTTCGACGACTTCGTCGCCGTGCGGGACGAGGTCGACCCCGACCGCGTGTTCGGCAACGACCACCTCACCCGCGTTCTGGGATGA
- a CDS encoding alpha/beta hydrolase, producing the protein MPFFAGAAGQVFYRRWRCVDGSGVPPVVVLLHGLGQHSGDYGGFARLLTRRGVEVWALDHVGHGMTEGAPGRLGPMEGLVENARRLTALAGQGGGPGPVLVGHSLGAVVAAELAMHSPRLCAGLVLSGVPFAAPDRGRSPRPGDDAPEVVARRAAIDAVRRRFVRGAGTPTLVLHGADDRIVPAEGVVRALRGRCDTRVVVYDGAGHDLPHEHVRVEVADAIAGFAVGLAEPQG; encoded by the coding sequence ATGCCGTTCTTCGCGGGGGCCGCGGGCCAGGTGTTCTACCGCCGTTGGCGGTGCGTGGACGGGTCCGGCGTGCCGCCCGTGGTGGTGCTGCTGCACGGGCTCGGTCAGCACAGCGGCGATTACGGCGGGTTCGCACGGCTGCTCACCCGGCGCGGAGTGGAAGTGTGGGCGCTGGATCACGTGGGGCACGGGATGACGGAGGGCGCGCCGGGGCGGCTCGGGCCGATGGAGGGGCTCGTCGAGAACGCGCGCCGCTTGACCGCCCTGGCCGGGCAAGGCGGCGGTCCTGGCCCTGTGCTGGTCGGCCACTCGCTCGGCGCAGTCGTGGCCGCCGAACTCGCGATGCACTCGCCGCGGCTTTGTGCCGGATTGGTGCTGTCCGGCGTCCCGTTCGCGGCGCCGGATCGCGGACGGTCCCCGCGGCCGGGGGACGACGCACCCGAGGTGGTGGCACGGCGCGCGGCGATCGACGCGGTGCGCCGACGTTTCGTGCGCGGTGCCGGCACGCCGACTCTGGTCCTGCACGGCGCCGACGACCGGATCGTGCCGGCGGAGGGTGTGGTCCGGGCGCTGCGGGGGCGGTGCGACACCCGTGTCGTCGTGTACGACGGGGCGGGGCACGATCTTCCGCACGAGCACGTCCGCGTCGAGGTGGCGGACGCGATCGCGGGGTTCGCCGTCGGACTCGCGGAACCGCAGGGGTGA
- a CDS encoding ABC transporter ATP-binding protein — MPPQPRYRRRPVTDADPASRTASPPGWLRRLWAMCMARRGVLFGALAMSAGATVMELTFPLLTRSALDDATAGRTATIAGIAAAIAALACVRWACMFGRRVLAGRLSLDVQHDLRLHLLATVQRLDGRAQDRIRTGQVVSRSITDLQLTQGLLAMFPMVVGSALQFVLALAIMAYLSPLLTVVALAVAPCITAVAYVSRKSMHAATWSAQQGAADLAQHVEETVTGVRVVKGFGQESRMIARIETLGRTLYARRMRAARVNARFAPALAALPQLGLVAVIALGGWLALQGSLTIGTFLAFATYITRLAAIARIMAGMLVMVQLSRAAAERVFGVIDTRPTIGEPDIPSTLPDGPVGVQVRNVDFAYTPGRPVFDDLNLTVVPGETLVLVGPTGSGKSALAQLLDRFYDPDAGTLAFTSGAARVDLRELALQSVRETAAVVFDEPFLFSDSIAANIALGRPSASDEEIRAAAVAADADEFIAALPAGYATQVGERGLTLSGGQRQRIALARAILQDPRLLVLDDATSAVDAETEARIFAALRDGRADRTTIVIAHRRSTLALADRIAVLDRGRIVDSGSETELLARSGLFRELIHPELGRPRDESAGDTDAEADGVAGGEPDSARLWPREPAATRETPPEEHDDGALGAMAATPELRRALAALPPAAEDPHMDHRDLRAPDLEFRLRRMLAPVAPLLALVALLVALDTAVGLSFPIIIRYAIDHGVLPHRPHILYLTAAGAAAIVAVNWVIVSRMTVLTARAGERLLYGLRVRSYSHLQRLGLDYYEKTLSGRIMTRMTTDVDALSSFLQTGLSTAIVAVLTIIGVLSALLVTDPTLGLVALCALPPLIAATVVFRRISSAAYTTSRERVSAVNADFQENITGLRTTQSHRREQTAATRFTGLAESYLRSRMRAQVAISVYFPLITLISDLVLAAIVFVGARQVAAGTTSAGTLAAFVLYLGLLFGPVQQLSQVFDGYQQARVGLRRIGELLRTPGSIVDPTGSPDAVPVGRLDGAVALAGVDFRYAPESPPALTGVDLEIAPGTTVALVGRTGAGKSTIVKLIARFYDATSGEVRVGSTDIRRHPLHDYRRRLGVVPQEAHLFTGTVADNIAFGRPDASRCQVEDAARSVGALPAISGLDGGMLHPVGERGQGLSAGQRQLIALARAELVDPDILLLDEATATLDPVTEFTVLAAGRRVRRDRTAVLVAHRLATAEQADEIVVVDGGRIVERGAPQALRHAGGHYSRLLAAAASTEAARA; from the coding sequence ATGCCGCCGCAGCCCCGCTACAGGCGCCGCCCGGTGACGGATGCCGACCCGGCTTCCCGCACCGCCTCCCCACCCGGGTGGCTGCGCCGGTTGTGGGCGATGTGCATGGCGCGGCGCGGCGTGCTCTTCGGCGCCTTGGCGATGTCCGCCGGCGCCACGGTCATGGAACTGACGTTCCCCCTGCTCACCCGCAGCGCGCTCGACGATGCCACCGCCGGCCGTACCGCGACGATCGCCGGCATCGCGGCGGCCATCGCGGCGCTCGCGTGCGTCCGCTGGGCGTGCATGTTCGGGCGCCGGGTCCTCGCGGGGCGGCTCTCCCTCGACGTGCAGCACGACCTGCGCCTGCATCTGCTGGCCACCGTGCAACGGCTCGACGGCCGCGCGCAGGACCGGATCCGCACCGGGCAGGTGGTGTCGCGCTCGATCACCGACCTGCAGCTGACGCAGGGCCTGCTGGCGATGTTCCCGATGGTCGTCGGCTCGGCGCTGCAATTCGTGCTGGCCCTCGCGATCATGGCGTACTTGTCGCCTCTGCTCACCGTCGTCGCGTTGGCGGTGGCGCCCTGCATCACCGCGGTGGCCTATGTCAGCCGCAAGTCCATGCACGCCGCCACGTGGTCCGCCCAGCAGGGGGCGGCGGACCTCGCACAGCACGTCGAGGAGACGGTCACCGGCGTCCGTGTGGTGAAGGGCTTCGGGCAGGAGTCGCGCATGATCGCGCGCATCGAGACGCTGGGCCGCACCCTCTACGCCCGCCGGATGCGCGCCGCCCGGGTCAACGCGCGCTTCGCCCCCGCGCTGGCCGCGCTCCCCCAGCTCGGACTCGTCGCCGTCATCGCGCTCGGCGGCTGGCTGGCACTGCAGGGCTCGCTCACCATCGGCACGTTCCTGGCCTTCGCCACCTACATCACGCGCTTGGCGGCGATCGCCCGGATCATGGCAGGGATGCTCGTCATGGTGCAGCTCTCCCGTGCTGCCGCAGAGCGGGTCTTCGGCGTGATCGACACCCGGCCCACGATCGGCGAGCCCGACATCCCGTCCACTCTGCCGGACGGTCCCGTGGGCGTGCAGGTCCGGAACGTCGACTTCGCATACACGCCGGGCCGTCCGGTCTTCGACGACCTGAACCTCACCGTCGTCCCCGGCGAGACCCTCGTGCTCGTCGGCCCCACCGGATCCGGAAAATCGGCACTGGCCCAGCTCCTGGACCGCTTCTACGATCCCGACGCGGGCACCCTCGCGTTCACGTCCGGTGCCGCCCGGGTGGACCTGCGCGAGCTTGCTCTGCAGAGCGTGCGCGAAACGGCGGCCGTGGTATTCGACGAGCCCTTCCTGTTCTCCGACTCCATCGCGGCGAACATCGCACTGGGCAGGCCGTCCGCCTCGGACGAGGAGATCCGCGCCGCCGCGGTGGCCGCGGACGCCGACGAGTTCATCGCCGCACTGCCCGCCGGCTACGCCACACAGGTGGGCGAACGCGGACTCACCCTGTCCGGCGGCCAGCGGCAGCGGATCGCACTCGCTCGGGCGATCCTGCAGGACCCACGCCTGCTCGTGCTCGACGACGCGACGTCGGCCGTGGACGCGGAGACCGAGGCGCGGATCTTCGCCGCGCTGCGCGACGGACGCGCCGACCGCACGACGATCGTCATCGCGCACCGCCGTTCCACCCTCGCCCTCGCCGACCGCATCGCCGTGCTCGACCGCGGCCGCATCGTCGATTCCGGCAGCGAGACCGAGCTGCTCGCACGCAGCGGCTTGTTCCGCGAGCTCATCCACCCCGAGCTCGGCCGCCCCCGCGACGAGTCGGCGGGCGACACGGACGCCGAAGCGGACGGAGTCGCCGGCGGAGAGCCGGACTCCGCGCGGCTCTGGCCCCGGGAACCCGCTGCCACCCGGGAAACCCCGCCGGAGGAGCACGACGACGGCGCATTGGGCGCGATGGCCGCGACGCCGGAGCTGCGCAGAGCGCTCGCGGCACTTCCCCCCGCCGCCGAGGATCCGCACATGGACCATCGCGACCTGCGCGCGCCGGACCTCGAGTTCCGCCTGCGGCGCATGCTCGCACCGGTGGCGCCCTTGCTGGCTCTGGTGGCGCTGCTCGTGGCCCTCGATACGGCGGTCGGGTTGTCCTTCCCGATCATCATCCGATACGCGATCGACCACGGTGTGCTCCCTCACCGACCGCATATCCTCTATCTCACAGCCGCGGGCGCCGCCGCGATCGTCGCCGTCAACTGGGTCATCGTGTCCCGGATGACGGTGCTCACCGCGCGCGCTGGCGAACGGCTCCTCTACGGCCTCCGCGTGCGCAGCTACAGCCACCTGCAGCGCCTGGGCCTCGACTACTACGAGAAAACGCTGTCCGGTCGCATCATGACCCGGATGACCACCGACGTCGACGCCCTCTCGTCCTTCCTGCAGACGGGGCTGTCGACGGCGATCGTCGCGGTGCTGACGATCATCGGGGTGCTCTCTGCACTCCTCGTAACGGACCCGACCCTGGGGCTGGTGGCGCTGTGCGCGCTTCCCCCGCTCATCGCCGCCACCGTGGTCTTCCGGCGCATCTCCTCGGCCGCCTACACGACCTCACGCGAGCGGGTGTCGGCCGTCAACGCGGACTTCCAGGAGAACATCACCGGCCTGCGTACGACGCAGTCCCACCGGCGCGAGCAGACTGCCGCGACCCGGTTCACCGGCCTGGCGGAGTCGTACCTGCGCTCACGCATGCGCGCCCAGGTGGCGATCTCGGTGTACTTCCCGCTGATCACGCTGATTTCCGACCTCGTTCTCGCGGCCATCGTGTTCGTCGGCGCGCGGCAGGTGGCCGCCGGGACCACCTCGGCCGGCACGCTCGCCGCCTTCGTGCTGTATCTGGGGCTGCTGTTCGGCCCCGTCCAGCAACTCTCGCAAGTGTTCGACGGGTATCAGCAGGCGCGGGTGGGCCTGCGCCGGATCGGCGAGCTGCTGCGGACCCCCGGCTCCATCGTCGACCCCACCGGTTCTCCCGACGCCGTCCCCGTGGGCCGCCTCGACGGCGCCGTCGCCCTGGCCGGCGTGGACTTCCGGTACGCACCCGAATCCCCGCCCGCCCTGACCGGAGTGGACCTGGAGATCGCGCCGGGCACCACCGTGGCACTGGTCGGGCGCACCGGGGCGGGCAAATCGACCATCGTCAAGCTCATCGCGCGCTTCTACGACGCGACCTCCGGCGAGGTGCGGGTCGGCAGCACCGACATCCGCCGCCATCCCCTGCACGACTACCGCCGACGGCTGGGCGTCGTCCCCCAGGAAGCGCACCTGTTCACCGGGACCGTGGCCGACAACATCGCTTTCGGCCGGCCGGACGCCTCCCGCTGCCAGGTCGAGGACGCGGCCCGGTCCGTGGGCGCCCTTCCCGCCATCAGCGGTCTCGACGGCGGGATGCTCCATCCCGTCGGCGAGCGGGGTCAGGGATTGTCGGCCGGACAGCGTCAGCTCATCGCCCTGGCGCGCGCGGAGCTCGTCGACCCGGACATCCTCCTGCTCGACGAGGCGACCGCCACATTGGACCCCGTGACGGAATTCACAGTACTCGCGGCGGGGCGCAGGGTGCGCCGCGATCGCACCGCCGTCCTCGTCGCCCACCGGCTGGCCACCGCCGAACAGGCGGACGAGATCGTGGTCGTCGACGGCGGCAGGATCGTGGAACGGGGCGCGCCGCAGGCCCTTCGCCATGCCGGCGGCCACTACTCGCGGCTGCTCGCCGCCGCCGCGAGCACCGAGGCCGCACGTGCCTGA
- a CDS encoding AMP-dependent synthetase/ligase: protein MTELAVPASYTIADDDSLSATVYRYAQDAPHFVPFRRVVAGAWTDVTATQFADEVTALAKGLIASGIKHGDRVALMSPTRYEWVALDFAIWTVGACTVAIYETSSADQAEWILSDSGSRMLIVASKEHAAVTRGVVDRLDNVGELLLLDDDRGAIDVLVERGAQVADDEVTARRTAVRAADAATLVYTSGTTGRPKGAQLTHFNLLSEGAAASAALGDMMTEGKSTLLFLPLAHIFARAISVGAFMSRITVGHTADIANLVDHFAVFQPTFVLSVPRVFEKVYNTAKQKAEDGGKGKIFAAAEAAAIEWSKSLDTGGPGLLLNLKHTLFDKLVYSKLKAALGGRCEAAVSGGGPLGARLGHFYRGIGVTIYEGYGLTETTAAVTVNTPQAQRIGSVGRPVEGCAVRTADDGEVLLKGNVVFGGYWNNATATDDSIRDGWFHTGDLGKLDEDGYLFITGRKKEIIVTAAGKNVAPSGLEDSLRAHPLISQAMVVGDAKPFIAALITLDPEAAPGWLERNGKPAGTSMATLAKDPDLVAEIDSAVQTANAAVSRAEQVKKFSVLTTDFTVEGGELTPTLKLKRNVVTSTYADDIEALYSK from the coding sequence ATGACCGAACTGGCGGTTCCGGCGTCGTACACGATCGCCGACGACGATTCGCTCTCTGCCACCGTCTACCGATACGCCCAGGACGCCCCGCACTTCGTGCCGTTCCGGCGGGTCGTGGCGGGCGCGTGGACGGACGTCACCGCGACGCAGTTCGCCGACGAGGTGACGGCATTGGCCAAAGGCCTCATCGCCTCCGGGATCAAGCATGGCGACCGCGTCGCGTTGATGTCGCCCACCCGGTACGAGTGGGTGGCGCTCGACTTCGCCATCTGGACGGTGGGCGCGTGCACGGTCGCGATCTACGAGACCTCCTCCGCCGACCAGGCGGAGTGGATCCTCTCGGACTCGGGCAGCCGCATGCTCATCGTCGCGTCCAAAGAACATGCCGCCGTCACACGGGGCGTCGTCGACCGTCTCGACAACGTCGGAGAACTGCTGCTTCTCGACGACGACCGCGGCGCGATCGACGTGCTCGTCGAACGCGGCGCCCAGGTCGCCGACGACGAGGTCACGGCTCGCCGCACGGCCGTGCGCGCCGCCGACGCGGCCACCCTGGTATACACCTCCGGAACCACCGGCCGCCCCAAGGGCGCGCAGCTCACCCACTTCAACCTGCTCTCCGAGGGTGCCGCGGCCAGCGCTGCACTGGGCGACATGATGACCGAGGGCAAGAGCACGCTGCTGTTCCTGCCGCTGGCGCACATCTTCGCCCGCGCCATCTCGGTCGGCGCGTTCATGTCCAGGATCACCGTGGGCCACACCGCCGACATCGCGAACCTTGTGGACCACTTCGCCGTGTTCCAGCCCACCTTCGTCCTGTCCGTCCCCCGGGTCTTCGAGAAGGTGTACAACACCGCGAAGCAGAAGGCCGAGGACGGGGGCAAGGGCAAGATCTTCGCCGCCGCCGAGGCCGCCGCGATCGAATGGAGCAAGTCGCTCGACACCGGCGGCCCCGGCCTGCTCCTCAACCTCAAACACACGCTGTTCGACAAGCTCGTCTACAGCAAGCTCAAGGCGGCGCTCGGCGGCAGGTGCGAGGCCGCGGTGTCCGGCGGCGGCCCTCTCGGCGCGCGGCTCGGCCACTTCTATCGGGGCATCGGCGTCACCATCTACGAGGGCTACGGGCTCACCGAGACGACCGCGGCCGTCACCGTCAACACGCCGCAGGCGCAACGCATCGGATCGGTGGGCAGGCCGGTGGAGGGCTGCGCCGTCCGGACCGCCGACGACGGGGAGGTGCTGCTCAAGGGCAACGTCGTGTTCGGCGGCTACTGGAACAATGCGACCGCCACCGACGACTCGATACGCGACGGGTGGTTCCACACCGGCGACCTGGGCAAGCTCGACGAGGACGGCTATCTGTTCATCACCGGGCGCAAGAAGGAGATCATCGTCACCGCGGCCGGCAAGAACGTGGCGCCGAGCGGCCTCGAGGACAGCCTGCGGGCGCATCCGCTCATCAGCCAGGCGATGGTGGTCGGCGACGCGAAGCCGTTCATCGCCGCACTCATCACCCTCGACCCCGAGGCGGCCCCGGGATGGCTCGAGCGCAACGGAAAGCCCGCCGGCACGTCGATGGCCACGCTGGCCAAGGACCCGGACCTGGTGGCGGAGATCGATTCCGCGGTGCAGACGGCCAACGCGGCCGTGTCGCGGGCGGAGCAGGTCAAGAAGTTCTCCGTGCTCACCACCGATTTCACGGTGGAGGGCGGCGAGCTCACCCCCACGCTCAAGCTCAAGCGCAACGTCGTCACGTCCACCTATGCGGACGACATCGAGGCCTTGTACTCCAAGTGA
- a CDS encoding heme peroxidase, with protein sequence MTSTAESADAADAFVRAVRVRLGEPRTWTRHDRFHDSLALCIIDAVQSTAAQYDKSVLTVDRYRAYRRAQGVEDVVDGARDLLRTFEQVGGSLVWSGKVGRYKMPYGDANAVRAMAIQDAAERLRAFGVDTVEDLRAAAHDPERHRALRGAWLSASSATDEVNWAYLLMLAGAPGVLPGSLTTSFAADALGIAHASDVPGPRKVHALVAAAADAVGTTPVELEHAVWRWELNRVSPAAIPYAAAAPLAAA encoded by the coding sequence GTGACGAGCACCGCCGAATCCGCCGACGCCGCGGACGCCTTCGTCAGAGCGGTGCGGGTACGGCTCGGCGAGCCGCGCACGTGGACGCGCCACGACCGCTTCCACGACAGCCTGGCGCTCTGCATCATCGACGCGGTGCAGTCCACCGCCGCCCAGTACGACAAATCGGTGCTCACGGTGGACAGGTACCGGGCGTACCGGCGCGCCCAGGGCGTCGAGGACGTCGTCGACGGCGCCAGGGACCTGCTGCGGACCTTCGAGCAGGTGGGCGGATCGCTGGTGTGGAGCGGCAAGGTCGGCCGCTACAAGATGCCTTACGGGGACGCGAACGCGGTGCGCGCCATGGCGATCCAGGACGCCGCTGAGAGGCTGCGCGCCTTCGGCGTCGACACTGTGGAAGACCTGCGGGCCGCCGCGCACGACCCGGAACGCCATCGGGCGTTGCGCGGTGCCTGGCTTTCCGCCTCCAGCGCCACCGACGAGGTCAACTGGGCCTACCTGCTCATGCTCGCGGGTGCGCCCGGCGTACTGCCCGGCTCGCTGACCACGTCGTTCGCCGCGGATGCACTCGGGATCGCACATGCGTCCGACGTCCCCGGCCCCCGAAAAGTCCATGCACTCGTCGCGGCGGCCGCCGACGCCGTCGGCACCACGCCGGTGGAACTCGAACACGCGGTCTGGCGGTGGGAGCTCAACCGCGTGTCGCCGGCCGCCATCCCCTACGCGGCCGCCGCACCGCTCGCCGCCGCCTGA
- a CDS encoding DEAD/DEAH box helicase yields MNDDNSVGPRASDPLPADEPTSTEDTPADDVSAGDVSDAGRRPDARPAGDRAPDAGDAEGPSAAGSAPASSPDELSFADLGIAPEVLRALGDVGYETPSPIQAETIPLLLAGRDVVGLAQTGTGKTAAFAVPVLSRIVPGGKKPRALVLAPTRELALQVSEAFGSYSVHQSGVHVLPIYGGQSYGVQLSGLRRGVQVVVGTPGRIIDHLDKGTLDLSELEFLVLDEADEMLKMGFQEDVERILADTPESKQVALFSATMPAGIRKLSKRYLDNPAEVTIKGKTATARNITQRWVSVSNQRKLDALTRILEVEDFDAMIIFVRTKQATEDLAEKLRARGLAAAAINGDIVQAQRERTIGQLKDGRIDILVATDVAARGLDVDRISHVVNYDIPHDTEAYVHRIGRTGRAGRAGQALLFVSPRETRLLKAIERATRQPLEEMSLPTVDDVNAQRVSKFADSITASLEAPMVELFRQLIEEYQREHDVPMVDIAAALATQSRDGESFLLAPEPERRDHGKGRKNDRDRGGRDRPRGRNGAGFSTYKIQVGRRHGVQPGAIVGALANEGGLGRADFGHISIRGEYSLVELPADLSRETFAALRHTRVCGELIDLKPDSGPPSGRPGSFAGKGRGGGHRKGGRGPRDGDHGGKRSGGARRKWDGPRG; encoded by the coding sequence ATGAATGATGATAACAGCGTCGGCCCCCGCGCGAGCGACCCTCTTCCTGCCGACGAGCCCACTTCCACTGAAGACACCCCCGCAGACGACGTGTCCGCCGGCGACGTGAGTGACGCCGGGCGGCGCCCGGATGCGCGTCCCGCGGGTGACCGGGCCCCGGACGCAGGCGACGCCGAGGGGCCGTCGGCCGCGGGGTCCGCTCCGGCGTCGTCCCCGGACGAGCTGTCCTTCGCTGATCTCGGCATCGCGCCCGAGGTCCTGCGCGCGCTCGGCGACGTGGGCTACGAGACCCCGTCGCCGATCCAGGCCGAGACCATCCCGCTGCTGCTGGCCGGGCGTGACGTGGTGGGGCTGGCGCAGACCGGCACCGGCAAGACCGCCGCCTTCGCGGTGCCCGTGCTGAGCCGGATCGTCCCCGGCGGCAAGAAGCCGCGGGCGCTGGTCCTCGCCCCCACCCGCGAGCTCGCGCTGCAGGTGTCCGAGGCGTTCGGAAGCTACTCGGTCCATCAGTCGGGCGTGCACGTGCTGCCGATCTACGGCGGCCAGAGCTACGGCGTCCAGCTGTCCGGCCTGCGCCGCGGCGTCCAGGTGGTGGTCGGCACGCCCGGTCGCATCATCGACCACCTCGACAAGGGCACGCTGGACCTGAGCGAGCTCGAGTTCCTCGTGCTCGACGAGGCCGACGAAATGCTCAAGATGGGCTTCCAGGAAGACGTCGAGCGGATCCTGGCCGACACGCCGGAGTCCAAGCAGGTCGCGTTGTTCTCGGCCACGATGCCGGCGGGGATCCGGAAACTGTCCAAGCGCTACCTCGACAATCCGGCCGAGGTCACCATCAAGGGCAAGACGGCGACCGCGCGCAACATCACCCAACGGTGGGTGTCCGTGTCCAACCAGCGCAAGCTCGATGCGCTCACGCGCATCCTCGAAGTCGAGGACTTCGACGCGATGATCATCTTCGTGCGCACCAAGCAGGCGACCGAAGACCTCGCGGAGAAGCTGCGCGCACGGGGGCTTGCCGCGGCGGCGATCAACGGCGACATCGTCCAAGCACAGCGTGAGCGCACCATCGGCCAGCTCAAGGACGGCCGCATCGACATCCTGGTGGCGACGGACGTGGCGGCGCGCGGGCTCGACGTCGACCGGATCTCGCATGTCGTCAACTACGACATTCCGCACGACACCGAGGCCTACGTGCACCGCATCGGCCGCACGGGGCGCGCCGGGCGGGCCGGACAGGCGTTGCTTTTCGTCTCCCCGCGGGAGACCCGCCTGCTCAAAGCCATCGAGCGTGCCACACGCCAGCCGCTCGAGGAGATGAGCCTGCCGACAGTCGACGACGTCAACGCCCAGCGGGTGTCGAAGTTCGCCGATTCGATCACCGCGAGCCTCGAGGCGCCGATGGTCGAGCTGTTCCGCCAGCTGATCGAGGAGTACCAGCGCGAGCACGACGTGCCGATGGTCGATATCGCGGCGGCGTTGGCGACGCAGTCGCGGGACGGGGAGTCGTTCCTGCTGGCGCCGGAGCCCGAGCGCCGCGATCACGGCAAGGGCCGCAAGAACGATCGGGATCGCGGCGGGCGCGATCGGCCGCGGGGCCGCAACGGCGCGGGGTTCTCCACGTACAAGATCCAGGTGGGCCGCCGTCACGGCGTGCAGCCGGGCGCGATCGTCGGTGCGCTCGCGAACGAGGGCGGCTTGGGCCGCGCGGATTTCGGCCACATCAGCATCCGCGGCGAGTACTCGCTGGTGGAGCTGCCCGCCGACCTGTCCCGTGAGACGTTCGCGGCCCTGCGTCACACGCGGGTCTGCGGTGAGTTGATCGACCTCAAGCCGGACAGCGGCCCGCCGTCCGGGCGTCCGGGTTCCTTCGCGGGGAAGGGGCGCGGCGGCGGGCACCGCAAAGGCGGCCGGGGCCCGCGTGACGGAGATCACGGTGGCAAGCGCTCGGGCGGCGCGCGGCGGAAGTGGGACGGCCCGCGCGGATAG